A window of Malania oleifera isolate guangnan ecotype guangnan chromosome 2, ASM2987363v1, whole genome shotgun sequence genomic DNA:
gtCCAATGGAGAGCATTTACTAGGCTCACTATATTGCCTAATGTGCAAAAGATTGTATACAAGATTTTGATATGGGGCCTCTCTTCCTGCTTTTTAAAGTTTCCATATCCTTCAACttcaccacaagaatttaaaACTTAAATGAAGATTGCTAATAtttgtttcaaagaaaaaaaaaaagaagagatttatcattataatattaagAGAGATATTGGTTGTgacaatatataattttttttaatattatcacGTTAGTCCGTAATGATTACGCTCCTTTAACAAAATTATTACAAGAATTTCAATATGCTACATTGATGGTGGGTGTACGTGAGTcgtcaaatatttttaaatttaaaggcATAGGCAGCAAGTGGATTGTATGGTAGGATTGCATCTCCATCCATAGAAAGTAGAAAAGTGGAATGTTTCCATACCATCTCAATTCTGAAACTGGCACCCTATAATTCTAATTATTATAATTAGTCATGGGCATGTATTATGTGCCTGctccatactttttttttttttttttaaaaaatttttaaaaattatgaagaaaataacaaaaaattaaataatgtaaGAGCATTTTGGAATAGTTGAAAATAGTTATAGGgtattttaagataattatgaaCAATTATATAGATAAAATTAatctaattataaaaatattttgaaatagcTGTAAGCAGtgaaaagaaatattttaaaaaactgATAGCAAAAGAAGGAGAATCTCCTTTATCCTATTTTAGGACACTAGGGATACTTTTCTACCAATGGTACTCAGTTGTCTTTAATTGATGATCtgtccctttctctctctctctttttcttgtCATTCATGCACTTTTCTTGACGAGCAAGTTCATGGTGCGCAGGAGCAGATTGGTTTTTTAAATTTCTGGGATCGATTTCCTCCATGTTTTTCTCCTGCACTATTAATTAATCCTGCGCCGTTTGGACGTACacaattttcttttaaaattttcggAAGCTTTGGGTGCGATAGGGACGGAGACACTGCACAGACTGCAGAAAGAAGTAGGGAAATTTAAGTTTAAATCGCCATTGCTTGCGTAGGGCTTTCAAATCTGCGCCGATCTtgattttcccttttcttttcacACTTTCCCATCTTATTCACACTTTCCAAACACGCTTTAACGCAAGGAAAAGAGTCTCTGTGCAATCTGCTGCTCCTATAAATAAGCACGGAACATAAGAGCAGCGATAAGAATTCGATGCACAGTACGGTTCATCTTCCTTCCGCCATGGAACCAAAAATCGCAGAAGAAGATGCTCTTTCGCCATTGGAGGATTTCTACATcagagaagaagaagacgaaggaGGGGAGAAGGCGAGGAAGCCATTGGCGAAATTGGAAGAGGTGGAGGAGATATTAGGGTACGAATTCAAGGAGAAGAAATTGTTGGAAGAAGCATTCACGCACGCGTCGTTTGGGGGGAAGTCGGCGTCGTACGAGCGGCTGGAATACGTAGGAGATTCGGTGCTGAACCTTCTGATAACAAGAGAGCAGTTCAGCGCGTACCCGGATCTGCCGCCGGGCGCCCTCACGCGCCTCCGCGCAGCCAATGTCGACACCGAGAAGCTCGCCCGCGTCGCCGTCAAACTCGGCCTCCATCTTTACTTGAGACACAAGAAACCCCTCCTTGAGAGTCAAGTAAGTCGCACAACAATCCTCCTCCCGTTCGTTATTTCAGTTAGACCCGTAAATTGTTTAGGAAAATTCTGTTACATTTGTGAGAAGGCAGGCGTGTATCATGTACACCTTTATTGGGTGTGTATTGTATACAGTATACATAattcaattttgaaattcatagaACTTATGTAAAATGCATATGCACTTACATTTGAATTAATTAGTGTCTAACTTTTGACCttgtgaaaattattttgaagaTTCAGGAATTTACATGTGCGATTTTGGATTATCCATTACACTCCAATGGGCTAGTGGATGCACCCAAAGTCTTGGCCGACATCGTTGAATCGACTATAGGAGCTGTATTTATTGACAGCAACAATTCCGTTGACACTGTCTGGATGGTACATATTCCACTTGTGTTCTCTTATATAGGCACATGATAATAATATTCTCATGAAAAGTAACAAGTATTTTAAGTTGCTAGTTTATATTTGAGCGCACACAAACAATAAGATTTACATTGAATTTTATGTGTCTATAGGAAGGCCCCATGTTCGGATTTGTGGTCCATCCAATTTTGTACATCCTGAAATACAACTAAGATATACATCCTGGATTCGTTTCCGCCTCTGGACACCTAAATTTactctccctttggagttgtggggtcaacttcaaagggcgcaggattagtcacgtgaaccgtAAAATGGACGCGTGGAACCCggtgcgtattccaaaaaaaaaaaaaaaaaagatatacaattttaaaaaccctcagggtgtggttcaggtagAAGTACGGGCTGCGGGAGTGTCtttcacgagatcaggtgttcaaaccctctcgaGTTCGTTTCCGCctctggactcctgaatttacttTCCCTTCAGAGttatggggtcaacttcaaggggcgtaGGATTAGTCACATGGACCGTAAAACAGACACGTGGAAACCCAATGcgtaaactaaaaaaaaaaaaaagatacacaATTTTAAAAGTGTAGCATCGTTGTTGACATACAACATAAGCATCTAATCCCTGTTCTTATGCATTCACTATTGCCATTACGGGTGTGTATGTATAGGTGTTCAAGGATCTATTGGAGCCTGTGATTAGTCCAGAAACGCTGAGATTGCATCCGAGATCAGAGCTGTTTGAGGTGTGCCAGAAGAAGGGGTTGCATGTGCAGTTTGTAGATCTATGGAAGGAACGCACAACATTTGAAGTTTTCATAGACAAGCAGTTTGTGGGCAGAGGATCCTATGGTCTCAAGAAGGAAATTGCACAAAATAGGGCAGCCAAGGTTGCACTTGAAAACATGGACAAGATTCTTGCGGATGAAAAGGAAACCCATGAGAATCACAGTGCTACAGCGAATGATGTTGAGAACCAATTTCTTCAAAAGGACTCTCACCCTGGCTCTTGCTCTACGTTGGGTGACATTGAAGAGCAAGTTGTTGTTGAGGAATGCGCTGTCAAAGAGTATGGGATTTTTGGTGATCATGGTTTTAGAATTGGTGTAGACCAGAAATTTTTGTTTTGAGCATAAGCATGTTGATATAGTGATTGGCTGAGTTTAGATTTAGGGGACATTTgatgaaataaaatatgaaatatgaaatattgatgCACGACGATATTTGATCAATAACTTTTACCCAAAAGAGAAAAATCGATTATAACTCTAACCCAAAGATCTTACACACATTGCATGTTATAATGTcatctacaaattcgtcactaagatttttgcaaatagGCTATAATGAGTTCTTAGTTGTTGTTATTTGCCCAACTAAAATAATATTACAAAAGAAATGTTTAACTCAATGCAGTACAATGTTAGCATACGACCTTAAAAAGATTTTTGATACTATAAATTTGTAGCAGTGGTAAACCCGTTTTGTAGTTTTTGattattattctatttttattaaatttaaaatatttggaaaacttgaaaatatatatatatatttaaaatatctaCAAATTAAAGGATTTGATTTTAGTTtcctttaaaatttcattttttattatgtgaataattatttaattagatGCATTTTTAATGCtctagaaaattctaaaaaaggaaaaaaatcatATAACCTTAAAGAGTGccaaaaaattctaaaattttctataattttaaaaaaaaaattccaaaaatttttaaagaacaaaaaaaattataaactttTTTTGAAAATGGGCAATAATTATTTACATTACAGCATTTATGAGCATGACATTCAAACATTGGATTtgcaaaaaaataatataaaattttatcggatatttttcaaatatatacaaattcaaattcaatctCCAAATAATATCATGCTACCAGTTTtagttactattttttttaaatttccctAAGTGTGTTGTATATGAATTAGCAAATATATGAATCAAATAGGCAAgtattaaaacaaatttaatcaAGGTCTAGATTGACCTATCAAAATTAGATTTAAAAAAGTTATTAAGTGCTATAATATTCTTAATGTTGTGATACATAAGTTAATCTTCAAGAAtaaaatatttcaagaataaataTTCCAAAGTAATTATATagtaaaatgttttaaatatcaTGTACTTAaatactatattttgttataatcaaaattgTGCTAACATTAACTTTTGGATGTGGCTTTTGATTCAACACTCATGAGCTAAATTATGTCCaaacaaattgaaattttcaCCCAAAttcttgttaggaacctgtgagtaactagatcaaagtgacactagaattttaacgtggttcggtcaatatcaacctacatccatgg
This region includes:
- the LOC131149433 gene encoding ribonuclease 3-like protein 3 isoform X2, translated to MHSTVHLPSAMEPKIAEEDALSPLEDFYIREEEDEGGEKARKPLAKLEEVEEILGYEFKEKKLLEEAFTHASFGGKSASYERLEYVGDSVLNLLITREQFSAYPDLPPGALTRLRAANVDTEKLARVAVKLGLHLYLRHKKPLLESQEFTCAILDYPLHSNGLVDAPKVLADIVESTIGAVFIDSNNSVDTVWMVFKDLLEPVISPETLRLHPRSELFEVCQKKGLHVQFVDLWKERTTFEVFIDKQFVGRGSYGLKKEIAQNRAAKVALENMDKILADEKETHENHSATANDVENQFLQKDSHPGSCSTLGDIEEQVVVEECAVKEYGIFGDHGFRIGVDQKFLF
- the LOC131149433 gene encoding ribonuclease 3-like protein 3 isoform X1 is translated as MHSTVHLPSAMEPKIAEEDALSPLEDFYIREEEDEGGEKARKPLAKLEEVEEILGYEFKEKKLLEEAFTHASFGGKSASYERLEYVGDSVLNLLITREQFSAYPDLPPGALTRLRAANVDTEKLARVAVKLGLHLYLRHKKPLLESQIQEFTCAILDYPLHSNGLVDAPKVLADIVESTIGAVFIDSNNSVDTVWMVFKDLLEPVISPETLRLHPRSELFEVCQKKGLHVQFVDLWKERTTFEVFIDKQFVGRGSYGLKKEIAQNRAAKVALENMDKILADEKETHENHSATANDVENQFLQKDSHPGSCSTLGDIEEQVVVEECAVKEYGIFGDHGFRIGVDQKFLF